One region of Quercus lobata isolate SW786 chromosome 2, ValleyOak3.0 Primary Assembly, whole genome shotgun sequence genomic DNA includes:
- the LOC115976269 gene encoding receptor-like protein kinase FERONIA, with translation MSLSTTLRPCLTPLFLALFLNHFTYTVASNSPSLYTPVDNIMISCGSSGNATALDGRTWIGDVNSKFFPQEQSQNQVSQATISVKQSPSASQLPYTTARLSFSPFTYIFPLNTGQKFVRLYFYPAFYGNFDRSKALFSVKAGPFTLLNSFNASLTADADGDPGDTIYKEFCVNINEDERLNITFTPSDSNSFAFINGIEILSMPSYLYYTQSDDQSIPLIGLPMQYSISNETALEMLYRINVGGGYISPTEDTGMFRSWSPDDKYLTEDLTSVLPVNTTIILEFTIIRPYTAPEDVYRTARTMGIHKAVNKMYNLTWEFTVDSQFDYLVRLHFCEFQPEITFTHNRVFLIFIENQTAETAANVWNWAEGGKGVPVYRDYAVSLLGKDSKKKMKLSIALQANPNDYMSYFNDAILNGIEIFKVSDFSGNLAGPNPEPVPLTPPKSVPPIQSTESKNNNRTTIIAVGGGVSGFTILLILVVLIFRLAERVKNSDNSTKASGSTLPCSLSRYFSLAEIIAATNNFDKVFIIGAGGFGDVYKGYINGSAATPVAIKRLKSGSQQGAQEFKTEIAMLSLLRHRHLVSLIGYCEDGNEMILVYDYMAHGTLRDHLYNTKYQPLSWKQRLQICIGAAHGLNYLHTGATHTIIHRDMKSTNILLDEQWLAKVSDFGLSKFGPIMSKSHVSTVVKGTFGYLDPEYYRFQQLTEKSDVYSYGVVLCEVLCGKPPIIRTDEENPMGLAAWVLQCYRNGKLDQIVDPSLKGEIEPECLKKFGEIVENCLLDNGTKRPSMNDVVGGLELVLELQESTEKDVKLDSAEEIDMNDDDELALIPMSDVNESDDMIFSSSGKLSSTNSNSQVTVVSRGSFARKDSDGLISPKVMLSEIMDPKGR, from the coding sequence ATGTCTCTTTCGACCACACTCCGACCATGTCTCACACCTCTTTTCCTCGCCTTGTTTCTGAACCACTTCACCTACACCGTAGCTAGTAACTCGCCATCTCTTTACACACCAGTCGATAATATTATGATTAGCTGTGGCTCCTCCGGCAACGCAACTGCATTAGATGGTCGGACCTGGATTGGTGACGTGAATTCTAAATTCTTCCCTCAAGAACAATCACAAAACCAGGTATCTCAAGCCACAATCTCAGTTAAACAATCCCCCTCTGCTTCCCAACTACCCTATACCACTGCCCGCTTGTCTTTCTCCCCTTTCACCTACATATTCCCACTCAATACCGGTCAAAAATTCGTTCGACTATACTTCTACCCAGCTTTTTACGGCAATTTCGATCGCTCTAAAGCCCTCTTCTCGGTCAAAGCTGGACCTTTTACTCTTCTTAACAGCTTTAACGCTTCACTTACGGCAGACGCCGATGGTGATCCTGGTGATACCATATATAAAGAGTTCTGTGTCAACATCAATGAAGATGAGAGGCTGAACATAACCTTCACTCCAAGCGATTCCAATTCATTTGCTTTTATCAACGGAATTGAAATCTTGTCCATGCCTTCTTATCTCTATTATACTCAGTCTGATGATCAATCGATCCCTTTAATCGGCCTGCCGATGCAGTACAGCATTAGTAACGAAACTGCTCTCGAGATGTTATACAGAATAAATGTTGGAGGGGGCTACATCTCACCCACTGAAGACACCGGAATGTTCCGGAGCTGGAGTCCGGACGATAAGTACTTGACAGAAGATTTAACATCCGTTCTACCTGTTAACACAACCATCATACTTGAGTTCACCATAATTCGACCGTACACTGCACCCGAAGATGTATATCGAACTGCCCGGACTATGGGGATTCACAAAGCTGTCAATAAGATGTACAATCTCACTTGGGAATTTACCGTAGATTCTCAGTTTGATTACCTTGTTAGGCTACACTTCTGCGAGTTTCAACCGGAAATTACTTTTACTCACAACCgagtgtttcttattttcatagAAAATCAAACTGCGGAGACTGCAGCCAACGTGTGGAATTGGGCTGAGGGCGGTAAAGGTGTTCCCGTATACAGGGACTACGCTGTGTCTCTACTTGGCAAAGATAGcaagaagaaaatgaaactcTCTATCGCCCTACAAGCAAACCCGAATGACTATATGAGTTATTTCAATGATGCAATCTTGAACGGTATCGAAATCTTCAAAGTAAGCGACTTCAGTGGCAATCTAGCGGGACCCAACCCCGAACCAGTTCCGTTGACCCCTCCAAAGTCTGTGCCACCGATACAATCAACAGAGTCGAAGAATAATAATAGAACAACAATAATTGCCGTTGGTGGTGGAGTTTCTGGCTTTACTATACTCCTGATTCTCGTAGTCTTGATTTTCCGACTAGCCGAAAGAGTCAAGAATTCCGACAACTCAACAAAGGCAAGCGGGTCAACTCTACCGTGTAGTTTGTCTCGCTACTTCTCTCTCGCTGAGATTATAGCAGCTACCAACAATTTTGACAAAGTATTCATTATTGGTGCTGGAGGGTTCGGTGATGTGTACAAAGGATACATTAATGGTAGTGCGGCTACCCCAGTTGCGATCAAACGATTAAAATCCGGTTCTCAACAAGGAGCTCAGGAGTTCAAAACAGAGATTGCGATGTTATCTCTACTCCGCCACCGCCATCTTGTTTCTTTGATTGGATATTGTGAGGATGGAAACGAGATGATACTCGTGTATGATTACATGGCTCATGGGACCCTTCGTGACCATCTCTATAACACCAAGTATCAGCCACTTTCTTGGAAGCAACGACTCCAAATCTGTATTGGTGCAGCACATGGGTTGAATTACCTTCATACAGGTGCGACACATACAATCATTCATCGTGATATGAAGAGTACAAATATCTTATTAGATGAGCAATGGTTGGCCAAGGTATCTGATTTCGGGTTGTCAAAATTTGGTCCCATTATGTCCAAGTCCCATGTTAGCACAGTGGTTAAGGGTACATTTGGATATTTGGATCCGGAATATTATCGCTTTCAACAACTTACTGAGAAGTCTGATGTGTACTCCTATGGTGTAGTATTGTGTGAAGTGTTGTGTGGAAAGCCACCAATCATACGTACGGATGAGGAGAATCCAATGGGTCTAGCAGCATGGGTCCTACAGTGCTATCGCAATGGAAAGCTTGATCAAATTGTTGATCCATCTTTGAAGGGGGAAATTGAACCAGAATGTTTGAAGAAATTTGGTGAGATTGTAGAGAATTGTTTGCTTGACAATGGAACCAAACGACCATCAATGAATGATGTGGTTGGGGGGCTTGAGTTAGTATTGGAGTTGCAAGAGAGTACAGAAAAAGATGTCAAGCTTGATTCGGCAGAAGAAATTGAcatgaatgatgatgatgagctTGCTTTGATCCCTATGTCAGATGTCAATGAAAGTGATGACATGATTTTTAGTAGTAGTGGAAAACTCTCAAGTACTAATAGCAATAGTCAAGTGACCGTAGTAAGCCGAGGAAGTTTTGCTAGAAAGGATTCAGATGGATTGATATCCCCCAAGGTAATGTTGTCTGAGATTATGGATCCTAAAGGTCGATAA